A stretch of DNA from Limnohabitans sp. MORI2:
ACTCACGGAACTCGCTGTACAGCTGCGCGGCCAAGGTTTTGTTGGGCGCAAAGATGATGGCGGGCCGCCCCAGCTGAGCGATGGTGTTGGCCATGGTGTAAGTCTTGCCCGAACCGGTCACACCCAAGAGGGTCTGGAACACCTCACCGTCGTTGACGCCCTCGACCAACTGCGCAATCGCCGTGGGCTGATCGCCTGCGGGCGGGTACGGCTGAAACAGCTCAAACGGCGAGCCGGGGTAACGCACCATCGCGCCTTGAGGCGATGCAGGCGCTGGATTTACCTCTGCGGCCAACGCGTCGTCGGCATGAATATCGGTAGGTGCAGTCATGGCTGTCAAAACGGTATGTATCGAAAAAAACGGGCAAGCGCCAAAACCCTGCGGGTTGACCCTTAAAATTCAGGCTGAACACGCTAGCCTACCGCAGACTGCGCCTGTTCACCTCAACCCCCTCTCTTTATCCGTGATCAAGGACTGACGATGTCAATGTTTTCTGCCGTCGAAATGGCACCCCGTGACCCCATCTTGGGTTTGAACGAGCAATACAACGCCGACACCAACCCCAATAAAGTGAACCTCGGCGTGGGTGTGTACTTTGACGACAACGGCAAACTGCCTTTGCTGCAATGCGTGCAAGCCGCTGAAAAAGCGATGATGGAAAAACCTTCCGCTCGCGGTTATTTGCCCATCGACGGCATTGCCGCCTATGACGCCGCCGTCAAAGGCTTGGTATTCGGTGCTGACTCCGAGCCTGTCAAATCAGGCCGCGTGGCCACCGTGCAAGGCATTGGCGGCACAGGCGGCTTGAAAATCGGCGCTGATTTTTTGAAGCGCGTCAGCCCCAACGCTACTGTGTTGATCTCTGACCCCAGCTGGGAAAACCACCGCGCGTTGTTCACCAACGCTGGTTTCAAAGTTGACACCTATGCCTACTACGACACCGCCAAACGTGGCGTGAACTTTGACGGCATGTTGGCCTCATTGAATGCTGCTGCCGCAGGCACCATCGTGGTGTTGCATGCTTGCTGCCACAACCCCACCGGCTACGACATCACCGCCGCCCAATGGGACCAAGTGGTCGCAGTGGTCAAGGCCAAAAACCTGACCGCCTTCTTGGACATGGCCTACCAAGGTTTTGGTCACGGCATTGCAGAAGACGGCGCGGTGATTCAAAAGTTTGTCGCCGCTGGCTTGAACTTCTTTGTGTCTACTTCGTTCTCTAAGAGCTTTAGCCTCTACGGCGAGCGTGTGGGCGCCTTGAGCGTGTTGTGCTCGGACAAAGAAGAATGCGACCGCGTGTTGTCACAACTCAAAATCGTCATTCGCACCAACTACTCCAACCCACCCACACACGGCGGCGCTGTGGTGGCAGCCGTGTTAAACAACCCCGAGCTGCGTGCTTTGTGGGAAAAAGAATTGGGCGAAATGCGCGTGCGCATCAAGGCCATGCGTCAAAAGTTGGTCGATGGCCTCAAAGCCGCTGGCGTGACCCAAGACATGAGCTTCATCACCACCCAAATCGGCATGTTCAGCTACTCAGGTCTCTCCAAAGACCAAATGGTGCGCTTGCGTTCTGAGTTTGGTGTGTACGGCACCGACACCGGTCGCATGTGCGTGGCTGCGTTGAACAGCAAAAACATCGACTACGTGTGCCAGGCCATCGCAAAAGTGATGTGACACCACATCACTTGCAGGCACAGCATGCAGCGCTATTCGGTAGCTGTCGCCCATAGTATTTAGCGGGGTTGGTTGGTAATCTCTTGCGCATGAGAGCACCACCGACCCCTTCATCGCTTAAATGGTTAATTAACAGGCGCGCGCGTCTTCTAGGTGAATTGAGCAAGCTTCACAAAGCAGAGAAAGAACGAGCTGCCGAGCACCTGAATTCAATCAGTAATTTAGAAAAACAGCACAAAGAGGCTATCGCCGCAAACGCACTTGCTGTGACTCTGTATGAAAGTTCATGCAGGCAATTTCAAGAGGATGTAAATGCCGTAGATGTTGTCCTTTTGCAGCATGAAGTGCAAATCGATCCAAGCTTAATAGCTCCTATGCGCACGAATGAAAATCGTTTGTCAATAAAGCATGGACAAATCACACGATTGATTTATGAAAGCTTGAAATTTGCAAAAGGCAAAACCATGACGACTACACAAGTGGCAATTTATATATCTACGAAGCTTGAGACTGCTTGCCCCGATTTTGACTTTGCAAATATCAAATACCGTATACGACAACGACTTGGCACTATGGCGAGCAAAGGGCTAATCAATCGACATCATTCGCCAGTAGGAGCAGCAGAAGGTCGATGGAGCATGTCCAACGATGTCAACGCTATGAAATGACCGCGTATTCGCCAGATCGATGATGTCCTTGCCAATACCCACGCCACCATCTAGATAGACCGTTCGAAAAAATTCGTCGAAATAGGTCAGCCACCTTCTCACCCTCTGTAAATCTTCGAACATCTTCTCTCCACGCAAACTCCTGTGCGTAATCAAATAGATACTTGGGACGCATGCCGTGGTAGGTGCCATATTCCGCTCGCCTCAGCCTAGAGAAAAAACTTTCAGCCTGATTTTCATTCACACCATCATCGGTGCTGAACTCTTTGGCGTGTTCGACACACTTATGGTCATACCAACACGCTAAAGGTGTGTAGGCTGAATTTTCATCAGTCATGATCAAACTGCCAGGCTTGACCATTTCTTTGACGACGCGCTCTGCAACCCTTGAATTTTCTGTGTAGCCAATCGCAATCCTCGTCTTGGACGCGCCTAATCCTTTAATTGGATGCTGCTCACGAATGACCATGATGATTCGACGAAGTTTTCGACGCGCCCAATTCCGAGCCTCGGCACGACTCCGAGCTTTACGCCGTGGTGGTTTTTCTCCGCGTAACTTTGCTTGAATAGATGCCGCTACATCTTTGGGGTTTGCTTTTATACGTATACGTCCATGCCTAGGTTTTCCACAAAAGTGCCCTCCATCTATTTCAATCACACCTTGCAAGATCTCTTGATCACGCTGTCTAACTAAGACCTCACGCAATTTCCCAGTAAACGCAGTGGCAGTTTTATCTTGCACATCCAATACGCGAGATAGGTATAGAGCAGGTACGCCCTTTGCTCCAGCAGCAAATAAGCTGATTCCAAACAGCAGCTTTTTAAGCGGCATCTTTCGATCTTCGAATGGACTTCCATGTAAAGGTGAAAAATGATGATCGCAATGTCGGCACCGAATCTGACTGCGGGCAATACGGATAAACGGTTTATCAATACTCCCGCATGCAGGACAGATCACTTTATCAACGGCTCCCCAACGAAACTCAATCAGTTTCCAGATGCAATCAGCATCACTCATTTGCATCACATCCCAAGCTGTGAAGTCACGTAACTTGGCAGACAGCAAAAAATGCTGACCTTTAGTATTTCTATTCATAAACTTATCCCGAAAACGGTACTGAAATCACCGGGCACGGCTCGGTGAGTCATTCGTTTGGCTATCAGCCAAAAATCGGGGGCAAAGACATGCCCTGCAACCCTACAACGGGGTTGTTGACATCTCTCAATTAAAGCGGGATACTTTGCACATCAAGTCGCTGTTCAAGCTCTTGTGCACAGATCCAAGCCTAGTTACTGTTAGCGCAGCAACTAGGCTTTGTGCTTTATTGCCCCAAGGGAGGATTACCCAGTTGGCATAGTTCTCTCCTTTTCTACTGTTGTGACTGGAGCCATGCGCGCATTCGCTAGCCAATCGGCAACATCTCTAGTAAGTGCATAAAACCCACGCCGATTCGGTAAATTAAAAAGCGGCACAGATACTTGACCGCGATATCTAGCTTGCCGCAATGCAGTTACGCTGATATGCCCCAGCGCATTGGCTAGGACTTGCCCGCCTAGCAGAGGCCCATGAACCTCCTCCATCTCCAAACGAAGCTGACTGCTAAGTGCTTCTAAGTCTTGTTTACTTGAATTCATATTTAATTTCTCATCGCTTGTCACGGAGTGTTTGCGAAAGTTATCTTTATGTACACAGCACGGATAATCAGAATTTCTGTATGTATCCAAATTCCAGCTCATGACTGAAAAATCGAAACGTGGTCGCCCAAAACGAGACAGTATTGATGTTTTACGCACGAAGGTCTGGTTTCATGCAGTTAAGGCGATGTCTGGACTTCCAAGTGCTTGTGCCATTGAAAGCAAGCTTGAACCAGATCTTCTTCACGACGACGAAGATGGCTTAGTAAGGTCAAGTAAATGGATTAGCTACCAAATGGGTGCTCGAGTTCCTCGCAGAATTAAGGACAAGAGCTATGCTGTTGACGTGGCGGAAGTAACCTTCCCTGGCACCGCCGACTATTTCAACTCGCCACTTTGGGATGTCCTACGTGGCGTGGAGGTCGATGAGAAATGGATTAATAACAAATTAGGGGGGCTTGGTTCTGCTGTGACCAATGTTTTGCTGGAAAGTTCGAATAACGAAGATAGACGAATTGACTCTCGGCAAAACCATAGAAGATTCAACGAAGATTTGCTGAAAGAGCTTATTGAAATTAGATCGTTTCAAGCCTTGAGTGCATTGGTCTTGCTAGCGAAAAAATCTGAATTAATCAGATCGCAAGAAATGCGTTCATTGCTTATTAGTGCCTACATCAGATGTCAGTCGTGGGCAAAAAAGCTTCCTGGGATATCTCCGGTTGAGGTGGATTTCTTCTTTGTAGTTGACCGCCAATTCAACTATTGGATACACACATCACCCGACACAAAGCTAGATATCTACATTAGTACATTTGATCTTCTAGATGTAGTTGATAGCGATTTTCAGGACGCCGCTTCAGCGCAGGAAGTATTAAAAAATATGTCTGACTTGTTAGATGTGCTAAAAAAAATAGGTCGTTAAATTAATCCTGCCTCATTAGCGGCTAAAAGCATTACCCCAAGAAGCTGCCGGCAGTTTCCGGCAACTGCTTATGACCGATCCAAACCAGCTGGCGGCGTTTTACCAATACGTTCTCTTACTTTTTTCGATTTCATTTTCCCCAGCTTCGCAGCCTCAAGTTCATGACCGAAGTCCTCTAGGCGTACATCGAACACTGAAACAGCCAGCTGATTGCTTCCATGAGAGTGCGAGATGAGCCGTTGGTGTTCTAGGTTGTATGGGGCTTGAGCAGTTGATCCGCCGAACTCACCGATGTTCGCAATTAGGATGTGCTGGTACCCAAGTCATTGCGTTGCTCTTCTTCTGTGCGGAATTCTGATTTTGAAAAAAAAGATTTTGGCGTAGGCTGCTTGCCCGGTTTCACTTTTCCAACGTGCGGACGGAAAGTAACGCTAAGTCCAGCTTTGGTATAAGCCCCCGAATCTTGAACATCAACTGGACTTGAATAACAAAATGTGGCGTGCAACTGAACGTTTCCGGACAGTGGAATAGGTGGTAACGGAACTGGCGCACGTAAAAATTTTCCTGGACGCAAGATCCCTTGATAAATGATTCGAGCAACACCGTCGCCGCACATGATGATGTCATTAAGGTTTTGCGGCACTCTACCCCATCCGATATCTAAAGGATCAGCAGAGTTGCTCAAGTCTGGAGATTCTGCAGCATGAACAAGCAGCGCCTTAATTGTCAGTGGCGCTACAGCGTCTCCGAGAACGGCCCTTATTCCAACGGCAGTACGCAATACATACGGTGATGCAAAACTTGTCCCCATTGTTGCCAATAATTCCGGATGCTTACTTGGAAAAGTAACATGAAAATATTCTTTAGGTGAGCCACCGAATGCGACAACATCTGGTTTTCTTCGGCCTGGATTTCGGCCAGGTCCTCTGGCACTGTAGGGTGCACGTGACCAGCTCTTGCCTGTTAGATTTGTTGCCCCCACAGATAGGGCGTTGACACAATCAGCGGGCACTTGAACTCGATTGAATCCCAGAGCATGATCTCTTTCGCCATTATTTCCAACAGCAACCGTCAGCAAGGTTTCACCATCACTCAATAGTGAGTCTATGACAGCTGTCCATGCATGAACATCATCATCTTCAATAGATCTGTCTGGGCCGAGACTCAAATTCATGAACTGGTATTGCCGTGACAACAAAACTTCCTCTACATGCCCCAATGTGCGATAGAGTTCATACGGATCTTCTCCATCTGACAGCTCATCTAGAACTCGGAAATGATCTACGTAAGAATAAGGGCGTTGAGCCTCTTCACCTGGCTCGATTGGCCCAAACAGCAAAGCTGATGTAACTCCAAGACCATGATTAAGATAGTTTGAAACGTCCGCTGCAGTTTCATCTGATTTGAAATAATTTCCAACATATGGACTAAGTATGTGGTCGATAGGTAGACCACCATCTAACACTGCAACAGATGGTTCATTTGATAGAGGTTGATCTATAGGCAGTTTGAATCCAATAGAAATCGGGCCTCCCCTAGTTAGTGGTCGTACGCTTCGCAATAAAGGCATTGGTCTGATAACCCGCATAAGCGAAAACTGAGCAAGTAAACTCAATTTCGATGCATCACCTTCAACGGGAACAAACAATAGACCGCCGACTTGAAATTCGTATTTAGTTGCAACAATAAATCCGCATTCGTGACAGTAGTCTAAAAAGCTACGGCGCAAAATTTCAACTGGTGCATTGGGTATTAAATGCAGGCCGACTTCGTAAACACCTTGTTGATTACTTGCGTTTTGCAACTTAATGCGGTCGACACTAGACATTAAACCAAGCACTTCGATTTCGGCGAACTCCAGCGCCTCTTTACTTCCACTTTCTAGCTGCTTTGCATATGCTGAAAACTGAGCAAATGAGTTCCGTGTACCAGCAACAAAAATCTGGGTTGTTTCGCGTTGCTCCACGAGCTTCTTGAGCGTATCTTTCCTTGGTGTCAATCTAACCGTTCGACTACCTAAAGAGACTAAGCCCGCACCACGCAACAAACCTGTTGGGAAAAATGATTTAGCTATGTATGCAGGATGCAAAGTCATCTTTGCAACCGCAACGTCTCTAGGGCAAGCAAGGTCTGGTAAATCTTGCGCTGCGGCTGCAATTTCGCGAATCTGTGGAATTAGTTCCGCTTTGGCTTCCGAAAGGGTGTATGGATGTGCTTTCGGGCCTCCAGACTTCGGAGGTGGAATTTCGTAGGTGAGCACTTCTCCACGCCCGATTATGAAACGATTTGCCATTTTTAATCTTTCTTCTTAATCCCTCTTCCCTTAATTGGGGATGGTCCTGCATACTTTCGTATGGTATCTCGAGACACTCCCGTTAACTCCATAATTTTGTTGTGTGACAGCGCTTCTAGTCTGGCTAACTCAATAGCCAGTTTTTGTCGAGACGATTTGTCTAAACTAGGCAAGCCTTTAATCGCCATTTCTATAACCGCGTGGGCCGGACTCGCGTTTTCCAAGACCGTATATCGGCGTAATGCATTAATCGAACGTTCTACATCAGATAGAGACATCCCATAAACAGAAGAAGCTAACAAATCAACCCATTTTTCAAATAAGGCGATATCTGCGCCTAAAAATCGCCTAACGGCAGTTGCTAGGACATTGCCCTGGGGCGTCTCAAATGTCAAGACTGCATCAAAGCGACGCCATAAAGCTGGATCTATCAGTTCAGGATGATTTGTTGCAGCCAAGAGTAGACCTGAATCAGGCCATGCATCAACTTCTTGCAAAATTGCAGTAACAAGTCGCTTTAACTCCCCAACATCCGACTCATCACTGCGGCGCTTTGCTATAGCGTCGATTTCATCAAGCAACAAAACAGCTTGATTTTGCTTTGCGTGGTCAAAAACGGCCCTCAAATTACTACCGGTTTTGCCAAGCAAACTACTCATTACAGTTGTTAAATCCAGCACCCATAATGGTTTACCCAGTTGGTTTGCAATCCAGCGAGCAGAAAGCGTTTTTCCTACCCCTGGAGGGCCTACCAAAATTGCTGACCGTGTAGGCCTTATTCCGTGAGCTGCGAGACGATCCCGCTCCCGCCTCTCGCGTATCAAAGATTGGACATGCGCAAATAATGCGTCTGGCAGCAACGGTTCAGATATCCCATCTAAATCGTCAAAAACTCGAATAAGGGATTGCCTAGAGTCCGCATCCATTGGCATTGCAGAGGAGTCTGATACAGCCATACTTCGCCTCAGCACAGCAGGGCCGTGCGATCGCGTCCGAGAGGCTTTTAACGTGGAATCTAGCTGCTCTGCCAAGGCTGGTCGAAGGGTTCGGTATTTACGAACCAGCTTAGCAACCAAAAGTCGGACATCCTCATTCGCCCCACTGGAAGACAGCCTCGCCAAATTGGCTAAATCAGTTTCTATTTCTGAAAAATCGTCAATTGAAGTCATGTTACCTCTGTAAAAAAGCGAGGAAATTGAAATTTAATTGACGAATTATATGGCTAATTTTAAACTTCTTCGTAAAGAAGGTTTTCTATGGTCGGATTTTTGATTGCTAACTAAAAAGCCTTTATTCACATAAAAGTCACTAGTTAGGTGGCATTTTTGAGAACAAAACAAACATGGGCAACAGCTACCGAATAGCGGCATGCAGCAAAAAAAGGGCCGTAAGGCCCTTTTTTATGGTGCAAAAACGCACTGCGCTTACAGCCAAACTTCGCTCAACCCCAAATCACTGAACGCATTGCAATCGATGCAAGCTGGTAGCCATCGTTAAAAAACTCAACGGGCTCATCCGCTTCGGCGGCCCCTGCTGCGTACAGCAACGGCAAAAAGTGGTCGTAGCTTGGGTGGGCCAATTGCGCCAGTTGACCTTGCGATTGAAAGTCGACCAGCGCATCCAAGCGCCCCGCGCTGATCTGCGCGCCCACCCATTGGTCAAACGCAACCACCCACTCGTAGGCTTGCTCGTCGGCAGCAGCGCGGTTGATGGCACGCAGGTTGTGCACCGTGTTGCCACTGGCCACGATGAGCACACCTTGCTCGCGCCAGGCACGCAGCTGTTGGCCCAACGCAAAGTGCTCTGAAGGTGGCCGGTGGTAGTCGATGCTCAACTGCACCACCGGAATGTCAGCGGCTGGAAACATGGGCTTTAACACCCCCCAAGCCCCATGGTCCAACCCCCACTCGGTCAAATCCACACCCACCGGCAGACCCGTGTTCGGCTGGCGCAGTTGTTGTGCTGCTTGGGCTACCCACTCTGGAGCGCCCATCACTGGGTATTGCTGATCAAACAGTTCTTGCGGAAAACCACCAAAATCGTGAATCGTTTTGGGCTTATCCATGCCTGTGAGCCACCAACCTTGCGTGATCCAGTGCGCAGAGATACATAAAATCAGCTTTGGCTTAGGCCAGCGCACGCCGAACTGCGCGCCCAGCGACTGCCATGCACGACGATAGGGCCCCTCCTCAATCACGTTCATGGGGCTGCCGTGACCGACAAAAAGAACTGGCATTCGCGTGGTGTGTATTGACGTGCGCATCAGGGTCTAGGACAAATGGTTATAAAAAGTAAATTGGAGGACAGCCTCCATTTTTAACCAAGCAACAACTGCTATATTGCATTGCAACAATTTTTGAGACAGAACCATGCTTTACCAAATCTTCGAAACTCAACGTAGCCTGATGGAACCTTTCGCAGACTTTGCACAGGCTGCTTCTAAACTTTACGGTCAAACCAATTCACCCATCGCACAAAACCCGATGGCGCAGCGTGTGTCTGCAGGCTACGACTTGCTCTACCGCCTGGGCAAGGACTACGAGAAGCCTGCATTTGGTATCAAGTCCGTGGAAGTCGAAGGCACGGAAGTTGCCATTCATGAACGCATCGAAATGGACAAGCCATTTTGTGAGTTGCGTCGCTTCAAACGCT
This window harbors:
- a CDS encoding IS1595 family transposase → MNRNTKGQHFLLSAKLRDFTAWDVMQMSDADCIWKLIEFRWGAVDKVICPACGSIDKPFIRIARSQIRCRHCDHHFSPLHGSPFEDRKMPLKKLLFGISLFAAGAKGVPALYLSRVLDVQDKTATAFTGKLREVLVRQRDQEILQGVIEIDGGHFCGKPRHGRIRIKANPKDVAASIQAKLRGEKPPRRKARSRAEARNWARRKLRRIIMVIREQHPIKGLGASKTRIAIGYTENSRVAERVVKEMVKPGSLIMTDENSAYTPLACWYDHKCVEHAKEFSTDDGVNENQAESFFSRLRRAEYGTYHGMRPKYLFDYAQEFAWREDVRRFTEGEKVADLFRRIFSNGLSRWWRGYWQGHHRSGEYAVIS
- a CDS encoding ATP-binding protein; translated protein: MTSIDDFSEIETDLANLARLSSSGANEDVRLLVAKLVRKYRTLRPALAEQLDSTLKASRTRSHGPAVLRRSMAVSDSSAMPMDADSRQSLIRVFDDLDGISEPLLPDALFAHVQSLIRERRERDRLAAHGIRPTRSAILVGPPGVGKTLSARWIANQLGKPLWVLDLTTVMSSLLGKTGSNLRAVFDHAKQNQAVLLLDEIDAIAKRRSDESDVGELKRLVTAILQEVDAWPDSGLLLAATNHPELIDPALWRRFDAVLTFETPQGNVLATAVRRFLGADIALFEKWVDLLASSVYGMSLSDVERSINALRRYTVLENASPAHAVIEMAIKGLPSLDKSSRQKLAIELARLEALSHNKIMELTGVSRDTIRKYAGPSPIKGRGIKKKD
- a CDS encoding amino acid aminotransferase, with translation MSMFSAVEMAPRDPILGLNEQYNADTNPNKVNLGVGVYFDDNGKLPLLQCVQAAEKAMMEKPSARGYLPIDGIAAYDAAVKGLVFGADSEPVKSGRVATVQGIGGTGGLKIGADFLKRVSPNATVLISDPSWENHRALFTNAGFKVDTYAYYDTAKRGVNFDGMLASLNAAAAGTIVVLHACCHNPTGYDITAAQWDQVVAVVKAKNLTAFLDMAYQGFGHGIAEDGAVIQKFVAAGLNFFVSTSFSKSFSLYGERVGALSVLCSDKEECDRVLSQLKIVIRTNYSNPPTHGGAVVAAVLNNPELRALWEKELGEMRVRIKAMRQKLVDGLKAAGVTQDMSFITTQIGMFSYSGLSKDQMVRLRSEFGVYGTDTGRMCVAALNSKNIDYVCQAIAKVM
- a CDS encoding S8 family peptidase, with the translated sequence MANRFIIGRGEVLTYEIPPPKSGGPKAHPYTLSEAKAELIPQIREIAAAAQDLPDLACPRDVAVAKMTLHPAYIAKSFFPTGLLRGAGLVSLGSRTVRLTPRKDTLKKLVEQRETTQIFVAGTRNSFAQFSAYAKQLESGSKEALEFAEIEVLGLMSSVDRIKLQNASNQQGVYEVGLHLIPNAPVEILRRSFLDYCHECGFIVATKYEFQVGGLLFVPVEGDASKLSLLAQFSLMRVIRPMPLLRSVRPLTRGGPISIGFKLPIDQPLSNEPSVAVLDGGLPIDHILSPYVGNYFKSDETAADVSNYLNHGLGVTSALLFGPIEPGEEAQRPYSYVDHFRVLDELSDGEDPYELYRTLGHVEEVLLSRQYQFMNLSLGPDRSIEDDDVHAWTAVIDSLLSDGETLLTVAVGNNGERDHALGFNRVQVPADCVNALSVGATNLTGKSWSRAPYSARGPGRNPGRRKPDVVAFGGSPKEYFHVTFPSKHPELLATMGTSFASPYVLRTAVGIRAVLGDAVAPLTIKALLVHAAESPDLSNSADPLDIGWGRVPQNLNDIIMCGDGVARIIYQGILRPGKFLRAPVPLPPIPLSGNVQLHATFCYSSPVDVQDSGAYTKAGLSVTFRPHVGKVKPGKQPTPKSFFSKSEFRTEEEQRNDLGTSTS
- the ygiD gene encoding 4,5-DOPA dioxygenase extradiol, whose product is MRTSIHTTRMPVLFVGHGSPMNVIEEGPYRRAWQSLGAQFGVRWPKPKLILCISAHWITQGWWLTGMDKPKTIHDFGGFPQELFDQQYPVMGAPEWVAQAAQQLRQPNTGLPVGVDLTEWGLDHGAWGVLKPMFPAADIPVVQLSIDYHRPPSEHFALGQQLRAWREQGVLIVASGNTVHNLRAINRAAADEQAYEWVVAFDQWVGAQISAGRLDALVDFQSQGQLAQLAHPSYDHFLPLLYAAGAAEADEPVEFFNDGYQLASIAMRSVIWG